The Salvelinus fontinalis isolate EN_2023a chromosome 7, ASM2944872v1, whole genome shotgun sequence genomic sequence aatagactcaggccaggtggacatatttaatgactatataaatgtatcagaaaaagtcaaatgaaaaggtcaattcaatacggagaccaactttgtgatggttctcaatggagattcttttagatgtgatcacaccatgttcattgtatttatgaaaactacacccatacagtgtacagtaccattgtcacctactgacctttcttgatattgctggttgtaagtacgaatacctgcatacatactggactggtaaggagcactgctataactattattagtagtagaattataatgatttaaacatttgaacaagttgggaaaacccttcagttaactactgtacctatcaattatccagttgtaggaattatggttcctcaatatacatttaacaacgtatgctatgtgttacagcactacttttggtgtccccctcaggaattgctcttgagaaaatttaatgtaattgtcccctccaaggttgatctcagattttcgcccctgcctCAACCCATTGATGTTTAAATGTAAACGCTAAGGGTTAGGGCACAGATGGAACAAGAACTTATGGTTAATTATGAATATATGAGTTATAAACAAGGAAGAAGGTTTAGTTATAAATGTCTGGTTAGGGTTTAGGGAAGGGAAGTCACAAGGatgatgaggcagcctatagggaggtcagactctgccagaacaacaacctctccctcaacgtcagcaagaccaaaggagctgattgtggacaacaggaaatgGAGGGGTGAGCACAACCCCATACACATGCATGGGGCTGTGGTGGAGCATGTCGAGatcttcaaattccttggtgtccacatcactaaggaattaaccaggttcacacacaccaacacagtcgtgaagagggcacgacagcgcctcttcccctACAGagggctgaaaagatttggcatgggccctcagaacCTCAAAGTTCTATTGCTGCACAATTTAatagcatcttgactggctgcatcatggcttggtacagcaactgcaaggcacctggctacaaggcgctacagagggtggtgagtacggcacagtacattactggggccaagctcccttccttccaggcggtgtcagaaggcccaaaaaattctGACTCCAGCCACCTAAGCCATagacttctctctgctaccgcatggcaagcaatACCAATGcacctggaaccaacaggaccctgaacagcttctgccATAAGGCCATAGCCGAGGGAAGTAGGGGTGTTGAGTGTACTGCAACAACGcccctgaaaaatctgaattAAATATATACATAAGAAATGATGAAAGTAGTGCACTTGGCCTTTACTAGTATTAGCAGACCGATATAGACTTCTGTAGCGCAGGCAACAACCAAAATATCTGTCTCCTGTAAGAAATACCATtgtaataacacaagcatattgctattacattgttataactaacttctttctaaaaaacagggtttctcacaagcagaaactgagacacacacacaccagagacagatggctgacacagaacattcataaacactgataaggcagggaaggccttgagcaagagtgcttgggtctgcatcccacgagataatgagacacacacataaccgaggacagagggctgacataaacctttcataaacaccgATTAAATAAGAACATCTGCGCACACACCTAATCTCCTAttttagctgaacatttggtaacaaagaacttttgatacaagactcagaaggatgacgcccagctcatccggaccaatctgagaagacaacaacctgatcaggaccaaccagaaaaccagatctaccagactcaacctactttctgtcctgtataaaatgactatgtatttctgttatctgggctctgtctgcaggttcattacgagctgaatgaacgagtccatgcatgtttgtatcagatatctttacctctgaataaaactgctttttatcatacgaatatccaccctgtccagagtctctacttcgtctcagttctccagtaaacttgtgtcaATCAACACTCCCCACTTAGCCTGAAAAGATAGTTGTATAGTTAAGAACAGAATCTTGGAGGATTGAATAGTTGGAATTGTAAGAGTTGTtgccctgtctctttctctgtgatgtcattctgatggaatccagaaagaacacaatcctgtctctttctctgtgatgtcattctaatggaatccagaaagaacacaaccctgtctctttctctgtgatgtcattctaatggaatccagaaagaacacaaccctgtcctcaaacatttACATTATAAGGTGCAAAGTTATGGTcaaagacacaaaacatccacatcaaattaaatatttttcttgatcaaataacatAGAAAACAATTactttttgtgcagtattaatttaccatccttacaaaccactcAATGTACgctggtcatctaggtttgtacctgtagaTTTTCCATCACCACGAATTAAAACAATGTGGTTTGTGATGATGTGGCTTAGTTGCTAGGGTTGTGGGTTGGATTCCCACTGGGGACCATATTGAAAATATATGCACTcagtactgtaagttgctctggataagagtgtctaatAAAATGGAAAAGGAATTCCTAAACCATTTTAGTTTTCAcaaagtatttcaagaaactggaaaaGGTATCAAGCAAGTATTTTTATATTCCACGAGTATTATTAGATGAACTGTACTGGACCTtcactagtcctgtattagtggacccgATCAACATCTGCACgacccctcccttcttcctccggCTAAGTGTATATATAAGACTGCTTAACATGATTACTAAAAAATACCTGCATTGACTTTTTGGACTCTTCCCACAAATCGCACACACTGAAACCCCAACACACAAAATGCACAAACATGCATACTGACGTAACACACTTTCACGCtcaccacatacactgctgcaGCTATTgtcttatctatcctgttgtgtagtcactttactcctacccctgtatatagccatgttacttttactcgttattgttattcgaGTATTTGTTCCTCGtgtcactatttatattttatgATATTTATCTTTAAATCTGCATTGtttggaaaaggacccgtaagtaaacGTTTGACCGTCTACACCTgttgaagcatgtgacaaatacaatttgatttgaccaagggtgcgttcgtaaattcaccttggctatctactccgatttcagagcactctcgtctgagtgtgccataACTgatgaatatggccggtgtcagtaaacgtcagcaaaaaaaaaaagcgtaattaaattgttgccagcagcacagtcgctctagataacatgaaaacagcctaaccagctctgctagggggggtgaaatggtcagagtgaggtgtttttTCATTTGCGTTTGGATTTAGcttgcaagctagccaacgttagcttgggtgcttgactgcggtTGTAAGGTCAGAACGCTCCGATCAACCCtactcggccagagcgtccagtgtccgctctgaatttacgaacggacaatctgacaaaacTCTGActttacgaacggacaatctgacaaaacTCTGACTTTACGAACGCTCTGAGCGCACTCCAGATTTACGAACAAGCACGTATCAAGCGACGCCTTGCTGTTTGCCTTTGTCCACCCCGCCACCTGGTGGCGGAACAAATATTTTGCGGCAAAGTCATGACTTCTTTCTGGTCCAATCATCGAGGGTTGCTGTTGCTATGTGACGTTGACTGCAAACGTTAAGTTGCTGTGGATTGAAAATGAAGTTGGCCGATCTCTAAACCAAATCAACTTTTTCTATAATTTTAGCAAATTAACTCTCTtacttgttttgtttttttatcaaCAAGACAGATATTCGATTAGTATTCAGGTAAGAGTTTTTGTAGTAAGTAAATTGATTATACGACTTTGTCAGCCATCTTATGTCTGCTGAACGTTAAGGCTGTCATCTCATTCGTGTGGTtcggctagctaacgttagcttgtctGTTACAATATTGTCTTCTGTAATGATAGGCACATTCATTCGCTATAGTTTATACTAATGTTAGATTGATTATCACATCTTGAAAACTACGAATAACATTTCATATCCACTTTATTTCCCAGCAATGCCTCCTCCAGATACTATGTACTGTGAACAGCAAATCAACATCCCCCCTGAACTACCAGACATTCTCAAACAGTTCACCAAAGCTGCAATCAGAACCCAACCCCATGATATACTACAGTGGTCTGCAGCGTAAGTACAGCCTAGCCTCCCTGGATGTGACTGTACAACTAATAGCCCAGCTTTTATGGTTCAGATGGTAGGACAGTGGCCTTGTAACTACCCAGTTGCTGAGCATAGATAATGGCCAGGGTAAAGTACACTTGTTGTTTCATTTAAATGCTTGTTGTTCTATCAGGTACTTCTCTGCCCTGTCCAAAGGAGACACTCTGCCAGCCAAAGATAGGCTGGAGATGCCCGTTGCCACACAGAAGACTGATACCGGATTGACACCAGGCCTGCTGAAGGTCCTACACAAACAGGTACTCTATGGTAGGATGTTAagatacctctctttctctccctgtatGTCGCTGGCTTCTATTgttgttgtaaaaaaaaataaaaaaaaaagacctCTCCTGCCTCTTTCTCCCTATCTGTCCCTGTGAATGTAGCTGGCCCCTAAGGAGACGATCAGTAAGGAGGAGCTGCAGCAGAAGTGGAAGGGTCTGTGTCTGCCCTCAGAGCAGCTGGACACTCTGCTGGCACTGGGGAACTTCAACGACAATATCCACTGGATGCAGTTCTTCGCCCTGGGCTGCAGCGCTCTGGGAGGGGTGAGTCCCTGGCTCCGATATCTGTCTGTCAGTCTTCAGAGAGAAACTGTGGTGTCGTGCTAGCAAATACCACATGATGGCAGTATTGCACTGTCTTGATGGCCCAggcttttctgaagtgtgtgtgtgtgtgtgtgtgtgtgtgtgtgtgtgtgtgtgtgtgtgtgtgtgtgtgtgtgtgtgtgtgtgtgtgtgtgtgtgtgtgtgtgtgtgtgtgtgtgtgtgtgtgtgtgtgttcagaccaTCATCAGTGCCCTGAAGTATGCGTGTGAGATCCTGACTGAGAATGAGGAGGGTGGAGCGGCGAGGATCCCCTTTGATACATTCGTAGGGCTGTACACTTACCTGGCACAACTGGATGGAGAGATCCCCCAGGACCAGATAGACAGCTTCCTAAGCAGCCTGCAGGAGTCTGTGTGAGTggtacactaccctacactctcTATCTACACTcactcatttcctgcaattctacacattttgccatgacctatgcaatgttaatatgatatctgagtgagaatcactaacaaaatcaatgggggcaccctggaggtcagggcgCCTGGGCATGttggctgacatgggctaattgagtgactgtcagtgacagacataacaagagaaactgcagatctacctctatacctctacctcgctctacctttctctcttcctctacctcgctctacctttctctcttcctctacctggctctacctcactctacctttctctcttcctctacttcgctctacctttctctcttcctctacctcgctctacctttctctcttcctctacctggctctacctcactctacctttctctcttcctctacttcgctctacctttctctcttacTCTACCtcgctctacctttctctcttcctctacctctctctctacctctacctttacctctacctctctaccttttTCTCTCTACATCTCCTTTTCTCTACCTTTACCTCTCTTACACATtatctctttctacctctctctatctttctctctacaTCTCCTTTTCTCTACCTTTATCTCTCTTACACATtatctctttctacctctctctatctttctctctacaTCTCCTTTTCTCTACCTTTTATCTCTCTTACACAttatctctctacttctctctctttctacctctctgaTTTACTTTGTGTGTTTCTTGTGGTTTACAGCACCAAGCAGAATGGGATGATTCAGCTGGCCAACTTCTACAGCCGCAAAAAATTTAGATAAtaggagagattgagggagagacgAAAAGGACAGGAAAGAGCAGGAAGAAACTGAGAGTAGCAGGAAGGAATTAGCTTTACTACTTATTCTACAAATAAATATTCTTCTCTAAATCCCCATGGAATCACGATCAGTTGATGTTTTCCTGTTAAAGCTCAGGTCTGTACAGTAGTGATACCCAGTTGCTTGAATTATTTCCCAGGCAGTTGAGTTTGGTTCATATCTTATTGTTATATGGGACGGAGAGTTGCTGTGATATAACATGGAAGGTGTACTGTACTGCGTGTGAATGTAGGTTAGTATCACTGGAACCAATGAGAACCACTCCTGCCCTGACAGGTTAGTCGATAGTTCATTTGTCATGCTCATGCCTTGTCAATGAAGTGCCTGTTGCATTCTTTTTCAACGTGGCATATTCATTTAGCCAGTGagagggtgtctgtctgtctgtctgcctgcctgtctgtctgtctgtctgcctgccggCTAGTTCTTGTGAAATAGAGGTAGTGGTCCTCTCAGCAGTACAACAGTGATAAGGCTAGTGAAAGAGACAGCTCTGAAAAGATGCTCTGGGGCCTTGCTGACACTAGTAGACTAGTACCCAGTAAGACATGCTGTAAGACACAGTCTATTGCCCGTCTGTGCTAGTGAAAGCCAGAGAACACATCAGTACATTGGTGGAACACAAGAATCAAACCAGACTAATTTGACTCTCTTTCCCATACAGTCATCATGTATGATGAGGAAGTATTACTACATCTCAGTTGGACAATGTATGTAACTCTCATTACtcatgtagtggatgatgtacagtgccctccgtaattacTGGGACAGTGAAGCATTCTTCAGTTGGCTCTATACTCCGAcagtttggatttgaaatcaaacaatgactttgaggttaaagtgcagactgtcaactttaatttgagggtattcaTATCAGGTtaactgtttagaaattacagcactttttgtacatagtccgaCTGTTTTAGGGGAggaaaagtattgggacaaattcacttgatGTTTATTAAAGTACATATAAATGCTAACCtaccctgttattgtaatggtgacgttttgggggtatgatatttgtgctttTATAAAAGTGaccccaaaatgacacaatacatgatTTACCGTTCATAACATAAtcaaaaaacaaacagaaaatacatccaacaaatgtgtagagtcacaagcttgatgtagtagtcattgtgtgctatgaatatAGGACCAaatactttttactactttaatatacATATAAgttaatttgtcccaatacttttgctcccgtaaaatgggggggggggggggggggggtgtgtacaaaaagtggtgtaatttctaaacggttaacccgatatggatgaaaataccctcaaattgaaGTGGACAATCTGTACTTTAAGCCCGTAGTCATGCTTGATTTCCAAAGTGTTGAagtatagagccaaaagaagaaaaaatgattcactgtcccaataattactgAGGGAACTGTAGTTAGAACAATGTAATAAAGGTTTACCCAAAAGCCCTTCAGCCCAACTGAAATAAAAAGCCCTTCAGCCCAACTGAAATAAAAAGGGGACATCAGTTGCTCGAAAAAacattccttaccccaggatCCTTCAATTGGTGACTAtcattccttaccccaggatccttcaactggtgactatcattccttaccccaggatccttcaactggtgactatcattccttaccccaggatccttcaactggtgactatcattccttaccccaggatccttcaactggtgactatcattccttaccccaggatCCTTCAACTGATGACTAtcattccttaccccaggatccttcaactggtgactatcattccttaccccaggatacttcaactgatgactatcattccttaccccaggatCCTTCAACTGATGACTAtcattccttaccccaggatCCTTCAACTGATGACTAtcattccttaccccaggatccttcaactggtgactatcattccttaccccaggatCCTTCAACTGATGATTAtcattccttaccccaggatCCTTCAACTGATGCCTAtcattccttaccccaggatacttcaactgatgactatcattccttaccccaggatacttcaactggtgactatcattccttaccccaggatacttcaactggtgactatcattccttaccccaggatacttcaactggtgactatcattccttaccccaggatacttcaactggtgactatcattccttaccccaggatacttcaactggtgactatcattccttaccccaggatacttcaactgaATACTATCATTCCTTACCtcaggatacttcaactggtgactatcattccttaccccaggatacttcaactggtgactatcattccttaccccaggatacttcaactggtgactatcattccttaccccaggatacttcaactggtgactatcattCCTTACCTCAGGATACTTCAACTGATGACTATCATTCCTTAacccaggatacttcaactgaTGACTATCATTCCTTAacccaggatacttcaactgaTGACTATCATTCCTTAacccaggatacttcaactgaTGACTATCATTCCTTACCTCAGGATACTTCAACTGATGACTATCAATCCTTAacccaggatacttcaactgaTGACTATCATTCCTTAACCCAGGTGACTTTTCAGGAGAATAAAGGAAAAAGCACTCTGTTGCTGGGTAAATCTGATATTTATTGACCAGAGAAACAACCAATACGTTTAGGCATGCCTCGCCTTCATCAGCTGGGGAGTGTTCTATTCGTCATGTCAATTATAGAtgtcagtagtagtagcagcaactaCACAGGTTATTCAAAGGAGTATGATCATCAGTCAAGAGCCGTAGACATACATTCCACTTGAAAAACAAAAGACAGAAAGATCAGGAAGGGAGCTgttcattcagaccctttgtctcGACACAATCTGAGCAGTCCATCCAAAGTGCCTTTCTCTAACAATTTGCTCACTATATTGCCTCCTCTGGAGGAAAGAAACTTTCTCAACTCCCCAGAATTTGAAGGTAGAGGCTG encodes the following:
- the ropn1l gene encoding ropporin-1-like protein isoform X1, with amino-acid sequence MPPPDTMYCEQQINIPPELPDILKQFTKAAIRTQPHDILQWSAAYFSALSKGDTLPAKDRLEMPVATQKTDTGLTPGLLKVLHKQLAPKETISKEELQQKWKGLCLPSEQLDTLLALGNFNDNIHWMQFFALGCSALGGTIISALKYACEILTENEEGGAARIPFDTFVGLYTYLAQLDGEIPQDQIDSFLSSLQESVECQGGMVQTANFRDVIFPEM
- the ropn1l gene encoding ropporin-1-like protein isoform X2, translated to MPPPDTMYCEQQINIPPELPDILKQFTKAAIRTQPHDILQWSAAYFSALSKGDTLPAKDRLEMPVATQKTDTGLTPGLLKVLHKQLAPKETISKEELQQKWKGLCLPSEQLDTLLALGNFNDNIHWMQFFALGCSALGGTIISALKYACEILTENEEGGAARIPFDTFVGLYTYLAQLDGEIPQDQIDSFLSSLQESVTKQNGMIQLANFYSRKKFR